A stretch of DNA from Nocardioides sp. Arc9.136:
GCCGTGGGTCACCGCGACCCTGCGCGGCGAGCTGACCGACGAGGACCTGCTGCGGCGCGCCGGCGAGCTGGCGGCGCGCGTGCTGGTCGAGGAGGACGCGTGAGGACCGAGGACCGCTGGTTCGAGGACTACGAGATCGGCGAGCACCGCACGTCGGTCGGCCGGACCATCACCGAGGCCGACGTGGTGCTCCACGCCGGCCAGACGGGGGACTTCTTCCCCCACCACATGGACGCCGAGTGGATGAAGACGCAGCCGGCCGGCCAGCGCATCGCCCACGGCACGCTGATCATGTCGGTGGCCGTCGGCATGACCGCGGGCGACATCAACCCGCAGTCGATGTCCTACGGCTACGACAAGATCCGCTTCGTCAAGCCGGTCTTCATCGGCGACACGATCACGGTGCGCGCCGAGATCACCGAGAAGTCCGACCACAAGCGGATGGCCGACACCCACGGCTACGTCCACGAGCTGGTGACGGTGACCAACCAGCGCGACGAGACCGTGCTGGTGCTCACCCACCTCTACCTCACCAACAAGAGGGGCGGATGACCGAGCCGCGCCCCGCTCGGCCCCTGCGGCTGCTCGGGAGGGACTTCGCCGGCTTCCGCAGGGCGGTCGCCGCGCACGCCGCGGCGGGGCCCGTCGAGGTCGAGGCGACCTGGCTCGGGCTGCCCGAGCTGCAGGCCGCCGTGCTCGGCCCCGACGCCCCGGACGCCGACCTGCTCGTCGTGCCCGCCGACTGGCTGCCCGCGCTCGCCGCGGCCGGCCGCGTGCGGTCGGTGGCGGCGTACGTCGCCACCGACCCGCCGGAGGGCTGGCCGGACGCGTGGTCCCCGTCGTTCCACGAGGGCGTCACCTGGGCCGGGGAGGTCCACGGCCTGCCCTTCCACGACGGGCCGCAGCTGCTCTTCACCCGTCCCTCGCTGCTGGCGCGCGCCGGCCTCGACGCGCCCCGCACCTGGAGCGAGCTGGTCGAGGTCGCCGGGGCCCTGCACGGCCCCGGCCGCGCCGGCACCGTGCTGGCCGGTGCCCCCGACGGGCACAACAACGTCTACGACCTCGTCCTGCACCTGTGGCGCTGCGGCGGGGACCTCCTCGACGGCGACCGGGTCACCGTGGACAGCGCACCCGTGCGCGAGGCGCTCGCGTTCCTCCGGCGGGTGGCGACCACGCTCGTCCCGGCGCACGCCCACGACCTCGACAGCAACGGCAGCGGCGAGGAGTTCGCCGCCGGCGGTGTGGGCGTGGTCGTCAACTGGGCGGGGTACGCCGCCCTCGCGGCGGCGGGGCCGGTCGCCGACGACCACGCCTGCGCGGTCGCGCCGACCCACGACGACGGCACCCCCACGACCACCGTCAACGCCTTCTGGGTCGCCTGCGTGACCACCGCCTGCGCCGAGCCGGACCGCGCGTGGGCCCACCTGCGCCACGCCGCCTCGGCCGCGATGGACCTCGCCACCACGCAGGCCGGGGCGTCGGGGGCGCGGCGGAGCACGTGGGGCCACCCCGACGTCCTCGCCGCCCAGCCCGAGCACGCGCTCTTCGAGGCCGCCCACGCCTCCTCGCGGCCGCTGCCCCGGATCGCCGCCCTCCCGGCGGTCGTCGACGTGCTGAACGAGCTCGTGGACGCCGTGGTCTGGCGCGGCGAGCCGGTCGACCCGGCCCTCGGCACCGCGCAGCGCGCGGTCGAGGCCCTGGTCGGTGCCCCTCGGCACGACGACCTCGAGGCCGTCCGGTGAGCGCCGCGACCGGCAGCCTGCCGACCCGCACCGTCCGCGGCCTGGAGCTCACCGAGCTCGGGCTCGGCGGCGCCCAGCTCGGGAACCTCTACCGCGAGGTCAGCGACGGCGAGGTCGCCGCCGGCTTCGCCGCCGCCTGGGGCGCCGGTGTGCGGTACTTCGACACCGCGCCGCACTACGGGCTCGGCCTGTCCGAGCGCCGCCTGGGCGAGCTGCTGCGCCGGCACCCGCGCGAGGACTACGTGCTCTCCACCAAGGTCGGTCGCCTCCTCGTGCCCGACCCGGACGGCGCCGGCCGCCAGGACGACCAGGGCTTCGCCGTGCCCGCCTCCACCCGGCGCGTGTGGGACTTCAGCCGCGACGGCGTCCGCCGATCGGTCGAGGACAGCCTGGAGCGGCTGGGGCTGGACCGGATCGACGTGGTCTACCTCCACGACGCCGAGGACCACTGGGCGCAGGCGGTCACCGAGGGGCTGCCGGCGCTGCTGGAGCTGCGCGAGGAGGGCCTGGTCCGGGGCGTCGGGGCGGGGATGAACCTCGCCGGGCCGCTCACCGAGCTGGTCCGCGAGCACGACGTCGACCTGGTGATGTGCGCCGGGCGGTACACCCTGCTCGAGCAGGCCGACGAGCTGCTCGAGGCGGCGCTCGAGCGCGGCGTCGGCGTGGTGGCGGCCGGGGTCTACAACTCCGGGCTGCTCGCCCGCCCGCGTCCCGGCCCCGACCCGACGTACGACTACGCACCCGCACCGCCCGCGCTCGTCGACCGGGTGAACGCGCTCGCGGACCTCTGCGAGGCCCACGGGGTGACCCTCCCCGAGGCCGCCGTCCACTTCCCGCTGCGCCACCCCGCGGTCGTCTCCGTGGTGGTCGGCGCGGCGGGCCCGGACCAGGTCGGCGACGCCGTCGACCGGTACCGACGCACGATCCCGGAGGACCTCTGGGACGCCCTTCCGACCACGGCACCGCCGTTCCACGCCCCCACCCAGGAGCCCACATGACCCGCATCACCGCCGTCGACGTCACCGACGTCCGCTTCCCGACCTCCCTGTCCATGGACGGCTCGGACGCGATGAACAAGGACGGGGACTACTCGGCGACGTACGTCGTGGTGCGCACCGACGACCCGGACGTCGCCGGCTACGGCTTCACCTTCACCATCGGCCGGGGCAACGACATCTGCACGCTCGCCGCGCAGCGGCGTGGCGAGCCGCTCGTCGGCCGGGTCGTCGAGGACGTCGTCGCCGACCTCGGTGGCGTCTACCGCGAGCTGGCGTCGGACTCCCAGCTGCGCTGGCTGGGCCCGGACAAGGGCGTCGAGCACCTGGCGATGGCGGCGGTCATGAACGCCGTGTGGGACCTCGCGGCGCGCGTCGCGGGCAAGCCGCTGTGGCGGCTGCTGGTCGACATGACGCCCGAGGAGCTGGTCGACGCGACCGACCTGACCTACCTCAGCGACGCGCTGACCCGCGAGGAGGCGATCGCGATGCTCGCCGAGACGGTGCCCACCCGGGCCGAGCGGGTCGCCGACCTCGAGCGGACCGGCTACCCCTGCTACACGACCTCCGCGGGCTGGCTCGGCTACTCCGACGACAAGCTGCGCCGGCTGGCCGCCGAGGCGGTCGAGCAGGGCTACCGGCACATCAAGCTCAAGGTCGGCGCCGACCTCGAGGACGACATCCGCCGCTGCTCGATCGCCCGCGAGGTGATCGGCTGGGACGCCCACCTGATGATCGACGCCAACCAGGTCTGGGACGTCCCGGAGGCGATCGAGTGGGTCAAGGCGCTCGCCGAGTTCAAGCCGCTGTGGATCGAGGAGCCGACCAGCCCCGACGACATCCTCGGGCACGCGGCGGTGCGCAGGGCGGTGGCGCCGATCGGCGTCGCGACCGGCGAGCACGGCATGAACCGGGTGCTGTTCAAGCAGATGTTCCAGGCCGAGGCGATCGACTTCTGCCAGCTGGACTCGGCCCGCCTGGCCAGCGTCAACGAGATCGTGGCGGTCTACCTGATGGCCAAGAAGTTCGGCGTCCCGGTCTGCCCGCACGCCGGCGGCGTGGGCCTGTGCGAGCTCGTCCAGCACCTCTCGGTCTTCGACTACGTCGCGGTCTCCGGGACCACGGAGAACCGGGTCACCGAGTTCGTCGACCACCTGCACGAGCACTTCACCGACCCCTGCATCGTCGAGGACGGCGCCTACCGGCTGCCCTCGCAGCCCGGCTACAGCGCGCAGATGCACGCCTCGTCGGTCGCCGAGTACGCCTACCCCGACGGCGCCTACTGGACCACCCGGCACCCGCGTCCCGCCGCCGTCTGAGGAGACCCGCCGTGATCATCGACGCCCACCAGCACGTCTGGGACCTCGACCGGTCGCCGTACCCCTGGCTCGGACCGCACGTCCCGCAGTGGAACCGCACCTTCACCTTCGAGGAGGTCGCCCCCCACCTGCGCCGCAACGGGGTGGGGGCGACGGTCCTGGTGCAGTCCGACGACCACGACGGCGACACCGACCTGATGCTCGAGGTCGCCGACGCCCACCCCGAGGTCGTCGGCGTCGTCGTCCACGTCCCGCTCGACCGGCCCGACCGGGCCGCCCGGCGGCTGGAGGAGCTGCGCGGCGACGACCGGGTCGTCGGCGTGCGCAACCTCATCCACGACCTGCCCGACCCCGACTGGATCCTGCGGCCCGAGGTCGACGAGGGCCTCGGGGTCCTGGAGGCGGCCGGCGTCACCTTCGACTACGTCGCGGTGCTGCCGCGCCACCTCGAGCACGTGCCAACCCTGGTCGAGCGCCACCCCGACCTCCGGCTCGTGGTCGACCACCTCGCCAAGCCGCCGGTCGGCGACCCGGTGGGGGAGCCGTGGGCCTCGCTCATGGCGGCCGCGGCGCAGGGCCCGAACGTCCACGCGAAGGTCTCGGGGCTCTACCCCGGCTCCGACATGGGCTCCTGGACCCCGGACGGCGTCCGCCCCTACGTCGAGCGGGCCGTCGAGCTCTTCGGCGCCTCGCGGCTGATGTACGGCGGGGACTGGCCGATCTCGGTGGCGGCCGGTGGCTACGACCGGGTCTTCGCCGGTCTCGCCGAGGTCCTCGCCGAGCTGCCGGAGGGTGATCGGGAGCAGGTGTGGTCCGGCACGGCACGGCGGTCCTACCGACTCTCGGAGGACCGGCTCGCTGCCGCGGCCGCGGCCTCGGCGACGACCGGCGGTTGATTTCACGGCCGCGTGCGCCCTCCGGTATGTTCTCCCGCGGTGGCGTGTCCGAGCGGCCTAAGGAGAACGCCTCGAAAGCGTTTGTGGGTGCAAGCCCACCGAGGGTTCAAATCCCTCCGCCACCGCCAGGGGCTGGACACCTAGGTCTCCAGCCGCGGACACGAAAGTGTCAGGAACGCCGGGACCGGGCTCCGCGAGGGGCTCGGGACCGGCGTTCGTCGTTCCGGCCGGACGCGAGCGCCTAGCGGCTGGCCGACTCCAGTGCCCGGGCGAGCTCCACCGGTCGGCTCACCATCGGCCAGTGCCACGTCGGCAGCTCGACGTACGTCCAGTCGCCGTCGACCATGTGTGCGAACACCGGCGCGTGGGGCGCCATCTGCCGCACCTGCTCGAGGGTGAAGGTGCACAGCACGCCCGTCCGCGGCAGGCGCTCCCAGGCGCCGGCGAGCTCGACCTGCTGGGTGGCGGTGCGCCAGGGCTGCGGCTGCGAGGCGTCGGCCAGCGCCGCCACGGCATCGTCGCCGACGTCGGGCACCTCGGCGGCGAGCACGGCCCAGGCCGGCGGCGCCAGCTTCCAGCCCTCGCCGTGCGTCCTGACCAGGTCCTCGTTGGCCGCCCGCGCGTCGGGTCCCTCGAAGTCGGCCTGCGCCATGCCGTCCGGCAGGGGGCCGGAGTCGACGTAGACCAGCCGGCCCACGCGCTCGGGCGCGCGGTCCGCCGCACCGGTCGTCACGAGCGCGCCGTAGCTGTGGCCGACGAGCACGACGTCGTGGAGGTCGTGCTGCTCGAGCAGGTGCACGACCTCGTCGACGTGGGTCGTCAGGTCGGTCTCCGGCGAGGCGAGGGACGCGCGCTCGCCCATGCCGGAGAGGTCGACGGCGTGCACGACGTGGCCGTGCTCGCCCAACTGGTCGGCGACGGGGCGCCAGACCGAGGCGCCGAGCCAGAAGCCGGGGACGAGGACGTAGGTGCTGGGGTTCATGTCGCCGACGCTAGAGTGGTTTGTGGACACTTTCCGCCCGGTATGCCGGACCCGCAACGCGGCCGTCTCCAGGCGACTGCGAGGAGCGCCGTGACCCGCCCCACCGCACGCGTGCTGGCGATGCTGGAGCTGCTCCAGGCAGGCGGGCAGCGCACCGTCGGCGATCTCGCGGAGCGGCTCGGGGTCGACGAGCGGACCGTCCGGCGCTACGCCGAGCACCTCGCCGACCTCGGGATCCCGGTCCAGGCCCAGCGGGGCAGGTACGGCGGCTACCGGCTCTCACCGGGCTACAAGCTGCCGCCGCTGATGCTCACCGACGACGAGGCCGTCGCGGTCGTCCTGGGCCTGCGGGCCGCGGAACGCACGGGGCTCGCCACCACCGACCACGCCGCGACGGCGAGCGCGCTGGCCAAGGTGTCACGTGTGCTGCCGCGGGCCCTCGGCCAGCGGCTCGACGACCTGCTGTCCACCGCGCACTTCACGACCCCGGCGCGCGCCAGCGTTCCCGCCGGCGCCGACACGCTGCTCGACCTCGCCGGAGCAGCGCAGGCGCGGCGCACCGTCGTGATCGCCTACACCGCCTGGGACGGGCAGGAGTCGCAGCGTGAGGTCGACGTCTACGGCCTGGTCTTCCACTCCGGCCGCTGGTACGCCACCGGGCACGACCACGGCCGCGACGACGTGCGGACCTTCCGCCTGGACCGCATCGCGTCGGTCAGGCAGGGCGACGGCTCCTACGTCGTGCCCGCCGACTTCGACGCGACGACGCAGGTCGTGTCCGGCATCGCTGCGGTGGGGTGGGCCCACGAGGTCGCCGTCGTGCTGCGGACCACCCTCGCGGAGGCGGGCGAGCGACTGCCCCCGAGCGTGGGACGGCTGGACGAGCACCCCGACGGCGTGCTCCTCCGGGCCCGCGTCGAGCACCTCGACGGCATGGCCCGCATGTTGGCCGGGCTCGGCTGGGACTTCGAGGTGATCAGCCCCGGCGCCCTGCGCGACGAGGTCGTGGCCGTGTCCGACCGCCTCCGGGCCAGCGCGGGGAGGGGCGTCGCCCGCACGCCCGGTCCGGCCGGGTCCGGCGGACCAGCGGTCAGCGGAGCATCACGCCGCCGCCGTCCACCATCAGCGTCTGACCGGTGATGTAGGAGGCGTCGTCGCTGGCCAGGAAGACCGCGGCGCGGCCGATGTCGGCCTCGGGGTCGCCCAGCCGGCCCAGCGGCGCGCCGCGCAGCAGCGCGGCCTCGCGCTCGGGGTGCTCGGCGAGGAACCGGTCGACGCCCTCGGTGCGGGCCAGCGGTGAGATCACGTTGACGTTGATGTCGTCCTCGGCCCACTCGTGGGCGGCCACGCGGCTCATCGCCCGCACGGCCTCCTTCGCCGCGGCGTACGACAGCTGCGTGGGGTGGCCGACGAGCCCGGCGCCGGAGGCGAAGTTGATCACCGAGCCGCGCGTGGCGCGCAGGTCGGGGTAGCAGGCCCGCATCAGCCAGAACGCCGGGTAGAACCCGGTGTCGAAGGAGAGCGCGAACATCTCCATCGTCGTCTCCACGAACGGCGCCTGGCGGCTGGCGTGGGCGTTGTTGACCAGCACGTGCACCGAGCCCCACGCCGCGAGCGCGGCGTCCCGGACGACCTCCGCGCTGGCCTCCTGGGAGATGTCGACCGCCAGGAACCGGACGGCGTCGCCGAGCTCCGCGGCCAGCTGCTCGCCGCGCTCCTCGTCCACGTCGACGGCCATCACCCGGGCGCCCTCGGCGACGAACGCGCGGACGATCCCGCGGCCGATGCCGTTGGCGCCGCCGGTGACGATGGCGGTCCTGTCCTGCAGCCGGTCGGCCATGCGCGCTCCTGGGGGCTCGGGTGCCCGGACGCTAGGTCCGGTCCGCGGCGGCCGCAGCCGGCGTCCCGGTGAGCGGGCGCGGGGCCCGGAGGCCGCGCGAACCGGAGCGGCCGGGCGTGCGTCGTACCCGACATGCGCACCCCGACCACGCTCCTCCCCGTCCTGTCCCTCCTCGCCGCCGCCGTCGCGGGCGGCCTCACGACCATCCCGGCCGACGCCGCCGCGCCACCCCCGACGTGCCTGGGTCAGCGGGCGACCGTGGTCGGCACGCCCGGCGCCGACACGATGACCGGGACGCCGGGTCCCGACGTCGTCGTCGCGCTCGGCGGGGACGACGTCGTCGACGGGCGGGGCGGGGACGACCTCGTCTGCGGCGGCCCGGGGGCCGACGTCCTGCACGGCGGGGCCGGGGACGACCGGCTGGCCGGCGGCGAGGACCGGGTGACGCCCGACCGGGGGCAGGACGTCTTCGGCGACCGGCTCGCCGGCGGGCCGGGCGACGACTGGCTCGATGCCGGCCCGCGCGGCACCGGCAACGTCGTCCAGCCCGACACCGTGACCTGGGAGGACGCGGCCGCCGGGGTCGCCATCGACCTCTCGGGCGCGCAGGGCACCGCGACCGGTGAGGGGACCGACACCATCGTCCTGGGCGCCGGCCTGCGGGTCGAGGCGTCGGCGCACGACGACGTCGTCGTCGGCGGTCCCCGGACCGACCGGATCCGGGCCGGGGCGGGCGACGACTCCGTCAGCACCGGCGACGGGTCCGACCACGTCGTGCTGGACCCGCCGGGCGGCGACCCGTCGGGCGACGACCGCCTCGACCTCGGCCCCGGTGGCGGGCTGTCGTACCAGAGCGCGCGCAGCAACGGCGGCCGCGACGCGGTCGTGACCGCGGGCGGCGCTTCCGAGTACGTCTTCGTCCGCGGGCGGCAGCCGGTCACGGTCGCGGTCGGCGACGGCGGCGACACCGTGGAGCTGCGCGCCGACGTCCGCGGCGCACGGGTCGACCTCGGCGCCGGCGACGACGCGGTCCGCCTCCGCGGCGGCCGCGGGCAGCACGCCCGGACGGCCACGGTGGACGCCCGGGCGGGCACGCTCGCCGCTGCCGGGGTGGCCGGCACCAGCACGCTCACGGGCGTCGAGTCCTGGGCGCTGGCGTACGGCGCCGCGTGGACGTTCCTCGGCTCGGACGCGCGCGACCTGCTCGACCTCACCCTCAGCGACGGGGCCACGACCGTCCGCCTCCGCGGCGGCGACGACCGCGTGATCGCCGGCCCGCACGCCGACGACCTCGCGGGCGGCCAGGGGCGTGACCGGGTGCTCCGGGGTGGCGCGGACGACAGCTGCCGCGGGTTCGCGGTCGGCGGCTGCGGCTGAGCGGGCCCGATGCGGCAGGCTGGGACCGTGACGGAGGAGCAGCGGGCGGCGACCGGCGAGGAGCTCGCGACCTGGATCGAGTCCCTGGGACTCGAGGGCCACCTGACCGAGGCCGGCCTGCCGACGTTCCGTCGCGACGGGGAGGGCGGGCTCGCCCGCTGGATCGACCCCGGCACCGGCGGCGACCTGACGGCCGAGCAGCTGCAGGACGTCGAGCAGCTGCTCCGCAGCGAGGGGACCGAGCCGGAGCACGCCGTACCCGTGTCGCTCCTGGTGCTCCGCCGCCACGCGCGGCTGCGGGTCGAGCTGCTCGCGACCCCCTGGTTCGACTACGCGTCGCTGGCGCAGGTGCGCGGCACGTCGCTCGAGGCGACCCGGTTCGCGGTGCACAAGGCGGCCTCGACGCACCGGCTGCTCGTGGTGCCCGTCGAGGAGCGCAGCGTGGTGCCGGCCTTCCAGCTCACCGCGGCCGGCGAGCTGCGCCCCGACCTCGCGCCCGTCCTCGAGCCCCTGCTCGCCGCCCGGATGGACCCCTGGCGGGTGTGGGCCTGGCTGACCCAGCCCGCCGCCCTGCTCGGCGGCCTCGTGCCCGAGCAGGCCGCCGCCGACCCCGAGGACGGCGACCTCGTGCTGCACGCCGCAGTCCGCCTCGCGGAGCGCGTCACCGCCGACTGACCCGGGGTCGGTCACCCGCCGAAACATGTCCGACCAGGAGCGTCATCCCCGTTAACACCGGCGACCCGATCCGGTGACGCCCCCTCCCTAGCGTCCTCGCGACGTGCCGATCCACGGCCGTCGGAGACGACAGGAGAAGTCGTGCAGGTCGCCACCTCCACGCGCTGGCGCACGTGGGCACTGGTCCCGCTCCTCACGGGGCTGGCCCTCGCCGGCACCACCACGGTGCCGGCAGCAGCAGCAGAAGAACCCCCGCCCGCGACGACCGCCGAGGCGCTCGTGCTGCCCGACCCCATGGACCGCGGCGACTACACCCCGCGCGTGGTCCAGGAGGCCAAGCTCGGCACCGTCGCCCTGCAGGAGCCCAGCTCCGCGGGCGGCGAGCCCACGCCCCAGACCGTCGCGGCGCCCGAGGAGCTCGAGATCCGCGGCCAGCTCCACCATCCCGACTTCACCCAGCGCACCGAGCAGTCGCCGGTCATCGTGCTGGTCCACGGCAACCACGGCTCGTGCGACGCCGGCTCCGACACCCGGACCGCCACCTGCACGACGTACAAGCGCAACGAGGCCGGCTACGCCTACCTCGGCGAGAACCTCGCGACCTGGGGCTACACCGTCTTCTCGGTCTCCCAGGACCAGCTGATGCTGCGCCAGGACAACCCCAAGGGCAAGGGCATGCACCAGCGCCGCCTGCTCATCTCGGCCACGTTGGACGCCCTCGCCGCCGCCGACGAGGGGACGCTCGTCGACGGCCCGCACGTCACGATCGGGGACACGCTGACCGGCCACCTCGACATGACGCGGATCGGCCTGATGGGCCACTCGCGCGGCGGTGACGCGGTCACCAACTTCCTCGACCACAACCGCACCCGCACCGACGGTCCGCGCTACCCGCTCCGCGGCGTGATCTCGCTCGCGCAGACCGACTACGAGCGCAAGGTGCCCTACGGCGTGCCGTACCTGTCGATCCTGCCGTTCTGCGACGGCGACGTGTCGAACCTGCAGGGCGCCCGCACCTTCGAGCGCGGCCAGTACCTCGGGTCCTCGGACCTGTTCCCGCGCATCCAGTCCTCCCAGCTCGGCGCGATCCACAACTGGTACAACACCGTCTGGTACGCCGACGGCGGCGCCGACGGCCAGTCCAACAACGACGCCGCCTGCGGCAACTCGGCGCCGTTCTCCAGCACCAACGTCCACCCGCACAACCTGCGGCTCAGCGGCGCGGCCAACTACGGCGACCCGGACAAGAACTACGTCATCGACAACTCCGACACCTACAACCCCGAGGTCAACACCAAGATCTCCGGTGACCCGGAGCGGATGGGCGACCAGGAGAAGATCGGCCTCGCGACGATGGCCGCGTTCTTCCGCCGGTACGTCGGCGGCGAGGGCGCGTTCGAGCCGTACATGACCGGCGAGCTCTCCGACACTCCCTCGCACCGCCAGATCCCGGACTCGGCCTGCCCGACGAGCGTCTCCGGGACGCGGATCGACTGCGCGGAGTACGTCTCCACCAGCTACTTCCCCTCGGCCGCCGAGCGGGTCGACGTGATCCGCCCGGAGATCGAGAACCCGCTGGGCCTGAACGCGCTCGGCGGCAGCCTCAGCGGCGCCGGGTTCGCCAACCCCTACCTGACCGACGGCGGGGTGACCCCGAAGCCGGCGACGACGCCGGGCGGCTACGACTGGTGCAACCCCGAGCCCGACGACTTCGCCCCCGGCCAGCTCGGCAAGACCACGCAGCCGACCGCCGCCAAGGCGTGCCCGCTGCCGGCGAAGGCCGCCCTCGGCGGCCAGAACGGCACCCGGGAGAACTCGCCGATCAACCACTCCTACGGTCGCCAGCTGGCGCTGGCCTGGGAGAAGGACCAGCAGGCCGTCCTCACCGCCGACATCCCGGCGGCCGACGCCGACGTCAGCGGCCTCGAGGCGCTGGCCCTGGGCACCGACGTCAACTTCTTCGACCAGCGCAACCCGGGTGCCGACGCCCGCGGGGACGGCACCCGCACCGGGACGACCCCGAGCTTCAGCTGGCCGAACGAGGGGCCGACGTCCTACGACCCGGAGAGCACCACGCAGGACTTCGTGATCGCGCTGACCGACAGCGAGGGCCACGAGGGCACGGTGCACGCCGGCGACGAGCGGTGGGGCAACGCCCTGCACATGTCGACCGGCACCAACACGCCCAACACCCACGTCGTGCTGGACCAGGTCCGCGTGCCGCTCGACGAGTTCGCGGCGCAGGGTGTGGACCTGACCTCGCTCGACACGCTCGAGCTGCGCTTCGGCGCCGAGGGCACGCCCGCCTCGGGCTCGATCCAGCTGGCGGACGTGCGCTTCCAGGAGCGCGTCGACGCCCCGCTCGTCCTCTCCGACGGCACCGCGGTCGACCAGGGCGCCGGCTCCGGGCCCGTCACCTCGGGCCCGGACCCCGCGGCCGTGCTCGCGGCGTACGACAACAGCCCCGGCAAGGTGCGGCTGGCCGACACCGTGGCCGACCCGTTCGCCGACACGACCTGGGTGGTCGACGACGACCGGGCGCAGTGCCCGGCGGCCGGCTTCACCTCGATCCAGGAGGCCGTCGACTCCGCCTCCCCGTGGGACACGATCGTCGTCTGCGAGGGCGTCTACCAGGAGTCCTCCACGCCGGTCGACGGGCCGGGCAACCCGGTTGCCGCCGGCGCCACGAACGGCCTCACCATCACCAAGCCGCTCAAGATCAAGGGCGCGGGTGCCGACAAGGTCACCATCCAGCCCCGCCCGTCCGTGGCGTCCCTCGCGGGCGCCACGCCGTACCTGCGCGACGGCGGCGGCAACGTCGTCACCGTCTCGCGCCAGTCACTCGGCTCGACCGACAGCAGCGAGATGTTCGTCGACATCTCCGGGGTCACCGTCACCTCCGGCCAGACCTGGGCCGAGGCGGGGATCGCCTACTTCGGCGCCGCGGGACGCGTGTCCCAGAGCGTGGTCGGCCCGCTGAGGGTCGCCGCGGACAGCGCTGAGCTGGCGTCCCACCCGCACGGCTGGGGGATCGTCAAGACCGGTGTCATCGAGGGCGCCGGACCGGGCACGGTCGAGACCGAGCTGACCGTCAGCGACAGCGTGGTCACCGGCTACCAGAGCGGCGGCGTCCTCATCGACGGCGCCAAGGGCGTGGACGGTGCGCCGAAGAACACCAGGCGGACCGGCATCGAGCAGCACGGCTACGTGACCGGCACGGTGGTCCAGGGCTCGCGCAGCGAGGTCTTCGCGCAGACCGGTGTCGCGTTCACCAGCGGCGCCGACGGGTTCGTGCGGTCGAGCCGGGTGACCGGGAACGACTCCGCGGGCGACCCGTCCACGTCGTACGGCATCCTGCTGGCCGACGCGCGCACCGAGGCCGAGGGCGCCCTGACCGGCACCGGGAACGTCCTCACCGGCAACGGGTGGGCGGTCTGGAACGCGACCGCCGACCGGGCGACGGTCCGCACCGACGCGCCGTTCGTGCTCACCGGGAGCGTGGTCGGCGAGGACGAGGTCTCCGGCTCGGGCTCGGTGACGGTCGAGTCGCCCGCGACGACGGCCCCGGCCGACGTCCCGAGCACGTACGGCGCGGTCGTCGACGACGCCCCCTCCGTGGCGCTGGTGGACCCCGTCGGCGGTGACCCGGTCGCCGCAGGGGAGCCGGTCGCCGCGCTCGTCCGGGCCGACGACGACGTCGCGGTGCGCTCGGCCGCGCTGCTCGTCGACGGGAAGCAGGTCGGCACCTCCGCGCGGGCGCCGCACTACCTCACCTGGACCCCGGACGCGTCGTACGCCGGTCAGGCGGTGACCCTGACGGCGGTGGCCACCGACTCCTCCGGCCACGAGACCACCTCGGAGCCGGTCACGGTCCGGGTCGCCGGCGACACCGTGCCCGGCCCGCCGGTCCCGGGGACGCCGGGCCCCACGGACCCGACCACCCCGACCGACCCCACCGACCCGACGGACCCGGGTGAGGAGCCGACCCCGGTCGACCCGCCCGTGACCGTGCCGCCGACCGTCTCCGTCGGCGTCACCGGCCGGAACACGGCCCGGGGGACCGTCGTCGTCGGTGCCACGCTGTCCGCGCCGGGCACGGTCCGACTGAAGGGGGACC
This window harbors:
- a CDS encoding aldo/keto reductase, which translates into the protein MSAATGSLPTRTVRGLELTELGLGGAQLGNLYREVSDGEVAAGFAAAWGAGVRYFDTAPHYGLGLSERRLGELLRRHPREDYVLSTKVGRLLVPDPDGAGRQDDQGFAVPASTRRVWDFSRDGVRRSVEDSLERLGLDRIDVVYLHDAEDHWAQAVTEGLPALLELREEGLVRGVGAGMNLAGPLTELVREHDVDLVMCAGRYTLLEQADELLEAALERGVGVVAAGVYNSGLLARPRPGPDPTYDYAPAPPALVDRVNALADLCEAHGVTLPEAAVHFPLRHPAVVSVVVGAAGPDQVGDAVDRYRRTIPEDLWDALPTTAPPFHAPTQEPT
- a CDS encoding alpha/beta fold hydrolase; translated protein: MNPSTYVLVPGFWLGASVWRPVADQLGEHGHVVHAVDLSGMGERASLASPETDLTTHVDEVVHLLEQHDLHDVVLVGHSYGALVTTGAADRAPERVGRLVYVDSGPLPDGMAQADFEGPDARAANEDLVRTHGEGWKLAPPAWAVLAAEVPDVGDDAVAALADASQPQPWRTATQQVELAGAWERLPRTGVLCTFTLEQVRQMAPHAPVFAHMVDGDWTYVELPTWHWPMVSRPVELARALESASR
- a CDS encoding L-fuconate dehydratase: MTRITAVDVTDVRFPTSLSMDGSDAMNKDGDYSATYVVVRTDDPDVAGYGFTFTIGRGNDICTLAAQRRGEPLVGRVVEDVVADLGGVYRELASDSQLRWLGPDKGVEHLAMAAVMNAVWDLAARVAGKPLWRLLVDMTPEELVDATDLTYLSDALTREEAIAMLAETVPTRAERVADLERTGYPCYTTSAGWLGYSDDKLRRLAAEAVEQGYRHIKLKVGADLEDDIRRCSIAREVIGWDAHLMIDANQVWDVPEAIEWVKALAEFKPLWIEEPTSPDDILGHAAVRRAVAPIGVATGEHGMNRVLFKQMFQAEAIDFCQLDSARLASVNEIVAVYLMAKKFGVPVCPHAGGVGLCELVQHLSVFDYVAVSGTTENRVTEFVDHLHEHFTDPCIVEDGAYRLPSQPGYSAQMHASSVAEYAYPDGAYWTTRHPRPAAV
- a CDS encoding MaoC/PaaZ C-terminal domain-containing protein, which translates into the protein MRTEDRWFEDYEIGEHRTSVGRTITEADVVLHAGQTGDFFPHHMDAEWMKTQPAGQRIAHGTLIMSVAVGMTAGDINPQSMSYGYDKIRFVKPVFIGDTITVRAEITEKSDHKRMADTHGYVHELVTVTNQRDETVLVLTHLYLTNKRGG
- a CDS encoding amidohydrolase; this translates as MIIDAHQHVWDLDRSPYPWLGPHVPQWNRTFTFEEVAPHLRRNGVGATVLVQSDDHDGDTDLMLEVADAHPEVVGVVVHVPLDRPDRAARRLEELRGDDRVVGVRNLIHDLPDPDWILRPEVDEGLGVLEAAGVTFDYVAVLPRHLEHVPTLVERHPDLRLVVDHLAKPPVGDPVGEPWASLMAAAAQGPNVHAKVSGLYPGSDMGSWTPDGVRPYVERAVELFGASRLMYGGDWPISVAAGGYDRVFAGLAEVLAELPEGDREQVWSGTARRSYRLSEDRLAAAAAASATTGG
- a CDS encoding ABC transporter substrate-binding protein, which gives rise to MTEPRPARPLRLLGRDFAGFRRAVAAHAAAGPVEVEATWLGLPELQAAVLGPDAPDADLLVVPADWLPALAAAGRVRSVAAYVATDPPEGWPDAWSPSFHEGVTWAGEVHGLPFHDGPQLLFTRPSLLARAGLDAPRTWSELVEVAGALHGPGRAGTVLAGAPDGHNNVYDLVLHLWRCGGDLLDGDRVTVDSAPVREALAFLRRVATTLVPAHAHDLDSNGSGEEFAAGGVGVVVNWAGYAALAAAGPVADDHACAVAPTHDDGTPTTTVNAFWVACVTTACAEPDRAWAHLRHAASAAMDLATTQAGASGARRSTWGHPDVLAAQPEHALFEAAHASSRPLPRIAALPAVVDVLNELVDAVVWRGEPVDPALGTAQRAVEALVGAPRHDDLEAVR